A region from the Mucilaginibacter sp. CSA2-8R genome encodes:
- a CDS encoding T9SS type A sorting domain-containing protein: MGQRYTFKFLWIIFIAQAIAVSFAFTLGTSKYASADTIFNKKTKKTSYFKNGLTVGALPPLKPSPYATIKPAIQTTSDKLLSNVQVYPNPIVDQMNLKYMVSRNTNVTIKLMDVLGNNVAVLYSDRVETGEVKLVHDLKSNRLTSGFYFLKVTAGTESVIKRITIL, translated from the coding sequence ATGGGGCAAAGATATACTTTTAAATTTTTATGGATAATTTTTATTGCGCAAGCGATAGCGGTTTCCTTTGCCTTTACTTTAGGTACGAGCAAATATGCCAGTGCTGATACCATTTTTAACAAAAAGACGAAAAAAACCTCCTATTTTAAAAACGGTTTAACCGTAGGTGCTTTACCGCCGCTTAAGCCTTCGCCTTACGCAACTATCAAGCCGGCCATACAAACTACAAGCGACAAGCTACTCAGTAATGTACAAGTTTATCCTAACCCGATCGTAGATCAGATGAACTTAAAATATATGGTGTCGCGCAATACTAATGTCACCATTAAACTCATGGACGTGTTGGGCAACAACGTTGCTGTTTTATACTCAGACCGGGTAGAAACAGGCGAAGTGAAACTGGTGCACGATTTAAAAAGCAACCGGCTCACCAGCGGTTTCTATTTTTTAAAGGTCACTGCAGGCACCGAATCGGTTATTAAACGGATTACCATTCTGTAA
- a CDS encoding KUP/HAK/KT family potassium transporter produces MSSHNKDLQKLTTAGLLISLGIIYGDIGTSPLYVFKAIVGDHAITESLALGGVSCIFWTLTLQTTIKYVMITLQADNKGEGGIFSLFSLVRRRAKWLIIPAVVGGCALLADGIITPPITISSAIEGLHAKYPQLPTMSVVITIIAALFFIQQFGTSLVGKAFGPIMFLWFTMMGVLGISYIAQMPSIIKALNPYYAYHLLTTTTDPRAFGILGAVFLCTTGAEALYSDLGHCGRSNIRVSWIYVKTCLILNYLGQAVWLMQREGKVIDLDVLNPFYQIMPSWFLIFGIGIATVAAVIASQALISGSYTLIAEAVRLNLWPKVRINYPSEQKGQLYVPSINWIMCAGCIGVVLLFKHSAKMEAAYGLSITVAMLMTTILVSKFLKRRKVPSYLINLFLLVYLLVEGIFLSSNLGKFTEGGWFTLTIGFILFSVMWTWHTARKIRNRYVKFVEVEDYYDILKELSEDETVPKYASQLVYLTSANFNSEVESKILYSILQKQPKRADVYWLVHVDVMDEPYTRDYEVDFLVPNKLIRIDFKLGFRVGQQINLLFRKVVEDLVKNGEVDITSQYESLNKRKIVGDFRFVVIEKVLSRSHNLSFYERIIMTIYAQLKKVSISEERGFGLDLSFVTVEKVPLMLTDPESVVINRVV; encoded by the coding sequence GTGTCATCACACAATAAAGACCTACAAAAGCTGACTACAGCGGGACTGCTAATCAGTTTAGGTATTATCTATGGCGATATAGGTACCTCTCCATTATATGTTTTTAAAGCCATTGTTGGCGATCATGCCATTACCGAGTCATTAGCGTTGGGAGGCGTTTCGTGTATTTTTTGGACGCTTACACTGCAAACTACCATTAAGTACGTAATGATTACCCTGCAGGCCGATAATAAGGGTGAGGGTGGTATTTTCTCTTTATTTTCGCTGGTACGCCGGCGGGCCAAGTGGTTAATTATTCCGGCAGTGGTAGGCGGTTGTGCTCTTCTGGCCGACGGTATTATAACTCCCCCCATTACTATATCATCAGCTATTGAGGGTTTGCATGCTAAATATCCGCAGCTGCCTACTATGAGTGTGGTAATCACCATTATAGCGGCATTGTTTTTTATACAGCAGTTTGGTACATCGTTGGTGGGCAAAGCGTTTGGCCCTATTATGTTTTTGTGGTTTACGATGATGGGCGTATTAGGGATATCATACATTGCCCAGATGCCAAGCATTATTAAGGCACTTAATCCTTATTATGCTTACCACTTACTTACAACTACCACCGATCCGAGAGCGTTTGGCATTTTGGGTGCAGTGTTTTTGTGTACTACAGGTGCCGAAGCCCTTTACTCGGATTTAGGGCATTGCGGGCGGTCAAACATACGGGTAAGCTGGATTTATGTTAAAACATGTCTTATTTTAAATTACCTCGGCCAAGCTGTATGGCTTATGCAACGCGAAGGAAAGGTAATAGACTTGGATGTGCTTAATCCTTTTTACCAAATTATGCCATCATGGTTCCTGATATTTGGTATTGGCATAGCTACCGTTGCAGCAGTTATTGCCAGCCAGGCGCTGATATCCGGCTCGTACACACTTATTGCCGAAGCCGTGCGGTTAAATCTCTGGCCTAAAGTGCGCATCAATTATCCATCGGAGCAAAAAGGGCAGTTATATGTGCCCAGCATCAACTGGATTATGTGTGCCGGTTGTATAGGCGTGGTTTTACTATTCAAACATTCGGCTAAAATGGAAGCCGCTTACGGTTTAAGTATTACCGTGGCTATGCTCATGACTACCATTTTGGTTTCTAAATTTTTGAAACGCCGCAAGGTTCCATCTTACCTAATTAATCTGTTCTTGCTGGTTTACCTGTTGGTAGAAGGCATATTCTTATCCAGTAACCTGGGTAAATTTACGGAAGGTGGTTGGTTTACGTTAACTATTGGTTTTATTTTATTTAGCGTAATGTGGACCTGGCATACAGCCCGTAAAATACGCAACCGTTATGTGAAGTTTGTAGAAGTTGAGGATTACTACGATATTTTAAAAGAACTGAGCGAAGATGAAACAGTGCCTAAGTATGCATCACAGTTAGTCTATTTAACAAGTGCCAACTTTAATTCCGAAGTAGAATCGAAAATTCTTTATTCTATTTTACAAAAGCAGCCTAAGCGGGCTGATGTTTACTGGCTGGTACACGTTGACGTTATGGATGAGCCTTATACCCGCGATTACGAGGTTGACTTTCTGGTGCCTAACAAACTTATACGTATTGATTTTAAACTGGGTTTTAGAGTGGGTCAACAAATCAATTTACTTTTCCGCAAGGTAGTCGAGGATCTTGTAAAAAACGGAGAGGTGGATATTACCAGCCAATATGAATCACTTAACAAACGCAAAATTGTGGGCGACTTCCGTTTTGTAGTGATCGAAAAAGTGCTTTCGCGTTCGCACAATCTTTCTTTTTATGAACGGATAATTATGACCATTTATGCGCAGCTCAAAAAGGTAAGTATTTCTGAAGAGCGTGGTTTTGGATTAGATTTGAGCTTTGTAACAGTTGAGAAAGTGCCGTTAATGCTTACTGATCCGGAAAGTGTAGTGATTAATCGGGTAGTGTAG
- a CDS encoding phosphatase PAP2 family protein, with product MMNTRITDVLYKIRLFYIPYLIILIACLVIKITYTRDEIYFSVNKLYTHTGDFVFPYLTDLGEGYMVVTLTLIMLCLSYRKALLLATSFAISGILVQIVKHIYHSPRPVIYFEKELTLIHFVKGIRMMEHNSFPSGHTVTAFSAAVVLSYVSVNKRYGFIFLLLAIGVAYSRMYLSQHFFEDVTAGSILGTFSTVMWVTWLDNKAFMHSQRWAKGLVKKK from the coding sequence ATGATGAATACCCGTATTACTGATGTTTTATATAAGATCCGTTTATTTTATATTCCCTACCTTATCATTCTGATTGCCTGTTTAGTTATAAAGATAACTTATACCCGCGATGAGATTTATTTTTCTGTTAATAAACTTTACACCCACACCGGCGATTTCGTTTTTCCGTACCTCACTGATTTAGGCGAGGGTTACATGGTAGTCACGCTAACGCTGATAATGCTTTGCCTAAGCTATCGCAAAGCATTATTATTAGCTACCAGCTTTGCCATAAGCGGTATTTTAGTCCAAATTGTTAAACACATATACCATTCACCCAGGCCGGTTATTTACTTTGAGAAAGAACTAACGTTGATACATTTTGTAAAAGGCATCAGGATGATGGAGCATAACAGCTTCCCATCGGGGCACACTGTTACCGCCTTTTCGGCCGCCGTAGTACTGTCATATGTGTCAGTAAATAAGCGCTATGGCTTTATCTTTTTGCTATTAGCAATTGGCGTAGCCTATTCAAGGATGTACCTGAGCCAACATTTTTTTGAAGATGTAACCGCCGGATCGATACTTGGCACTTTCAGCACTGTAATGTGGGTTACTTGGCTGGACAATAAGGCTTTTATGCACTCACAACGTTGGGCAAAAGGACTGGTTAAAAAGAAATAA